A single Denticeps clupeoides chromosome 7, fDenClu1.1, whole genome shotgun sequence DNA region contains:
- the cenpx gene encoding centromere protein X isoform X1: MANQDSDITFKKICLAFQETVSKLLTNFFKENKTKTSGDAVTLMTEMLKVFVEEAARRALEQAASEDCSRVEVDHVEKILPQLLLDF, translated from the exons atggcgaACCAAGACTCGGACATAACGTTTAAAAAG ATTTGTCTTGCGTTTCAGGAGACAGTTAGCAAACTGCTGACCAACTTTTTCaaggaaaacaaaaccaaaa CCAGCGGCGATGCGGTCACGCTTATGACAGAAATGTTGAAGGTCTTCGTGGAAG AGGCTGCACGGCGAGCTTTGGAGCAGGCGGCATCCGAAGACTGCAGCAGAGTGGAGGTTGACCACGTTGAGAAAATCCTGCCCCAGCTG CTCTTGGATTTCTAG
- the tmc6a gene encoding transmembrane channel-like protein 6 isoform X2 translates to MADHKSFNLSKLDQDESSEVELPLTVHVDSIRPLSTKDAEEIEMTGLDADSDSDIFEAFGSKAEESDSSYTEVAPPVPLRVLSDMPSRNNRRNRGTVLSVYLGSEFRNQLTTTDEHQSTRSDQRQNTRPANTDQKQRNEDKEDEGMLKAVQSVLREEGMGALRTMPISLSEKRELKRQMSVETPGITHQILFRSRVHFKTRVSEGLRDAQLWRAALKRVGARFGSGVLSYFLFLRMLIQYNVLLLLFTGLFLTLPQAIYPPEHRSQMPSDQTVTGLELLTGAGVFSDTLMYYGYYSRSNAAAKQYSVPLAYVCVVLLLLVITFFILLYRVSKYLGMRWSVFQLDRDLVVKVFCYWDYKIYKKASVLQQRANISTQLKELLSEKVQGEERRGWLEWALAGLAWCVSLLFTALCSYGIYEYLIPSSKEKDDLKLPLLVSCMNLVLPAIFGLVSKIEACRSPSGQTYIAICRNFLLKLSVLTLLCFHWLRNIGGNQQDLLCPNVPGHEKAARCWEDDIGQQLYRYMVMDLIFAVVYTFCAEFLWRLLTCHAGLKRPVFDIARNVLELIYGQTLTWFGLLFSPLLPAVQIIKLILLFYIKKESLMQNCRPSNRPWRANHMSAIFTCLLFFPAFTGAALCVLYTMTQLKPSCHCGPFRTMTSMFSLETEWENVLKTHPSMSNFYQAYTYLMKNPVILFCAVGIFLVVIYVHIQIDDSQKKMTSLLEEQIKKEGEDKAFLISRLQLLQQQEPKSNS, encoded by the exons TTCAGAGGTAGAACTGCCGCTCACGGTGCACGTGGACAGTATCCGTCCACTTAGCACCAAGGATGCAGAGGAGATAGAAATGACAGGCCTGGATGCTGATTCTGACTCAG ACATTTTTGAAGCATTTGGCTCCAAGGCAGAGGAGTCAGACTCTTCTTATACAGAAGTTGCCCCACCTGTCCCGCTTCGAGTCCTGTCTGACATGCCCAGTCGCAACAACA GGCGGAATCGGGGGACAGTCCTATCAGTGTACCTGGGTTCTGAGTTCCGGAATCAGCTAACAACTACTGATGAGCATCAATCAACACGCTCAGACCAAAGACAAAACACACGCCCCGCGAATACTGACCAGAAACAGCGCAATGAAG acAAAGAGGACGAAGGAATGCTGAAGGCCGTACAGAGTGTTCTGCGCGAGGAGGGGATGGGCGCTCTTCGAACAATGCCCATCAGCCTCAGCGAGAAGAGAGAGCTGAA GAGGCAGATGTCTGTAGAAACACCAGGCATCACTCATCAGATCCTCTTCCGCAGCAGAGTGCATTTCAAAACC CGTGTCTCTGAGGGCTTGCGGGATGCACAGCTCTGGAGGGCGGCACTAAAGAGGGTGGGCGCCCGTTTCGGCTCGGGGGTTCTGTCTTACTTCCTGTTCCTGCGGATGCTGATCCAGTACAACGTCTTACTGCTTCTCTTCACTGGCCTGTTCCTGACGCTTCCCCAGGCCATCTACCCCCCTGAACACCGCAGTCAGATGCCCAGTGACCAGACTGTCACCGGGCTGGAGCTGCTCACCGGGGCG GGTGTGTTTTCAGACACACTGATGTATTATGGGTATTACTCCAGGTCGAACGCAGCGGCTAAACAATATAGCGTCCCGCTGGCATATGTCTGCGTCGTCCTCCTGCTGCTTGTCATCACCTTCTTCATCCTACTCTACAG GGTTTCCAAGTATTTAGGGATGCGCTGGAGTGTGTTCCAGCTGGATAGGGATCTGGTGGTGAAGGTCTTCTGCTACTGGGATTATAAAATCTACAAGAAGGCTTCTGTTCTCCAACAGAGGGCAAACATCAGCACTCAGCTTAAG GAACTATTGTCGGAGAAGGTACAGGGAGAGGAGCGGCGTGGTTGGCTGGAATGGGCCTTGGCTGGACTGGCGTGGTGCGTCTCGCTGCTCTTTACGGCCTTGTGTTCCTACGGTATTTACGAGTACCTAATTCCCTCATCCAAG GAAAAAGATGACTTGAAGCTGCCTTTACTGGTGAGCTGCATGAATTTGGTGCTTCCAGCCATTTTCGGCTTGGTGAGCAAGATCGAGGCCTGCCGTTCACCCAGTGGACAGACTTACATTGCCATCTGCAG AAATTTTCTGCTGAAGTTAAGTGTTCTGACTTTACTATGTTTCCACTGGCTGAGGAACATTGGTGGCAATCAGCAGGATCTGCTG TGCCCAAATGTGCCAGGCCATGAGAAG GCGGCTAGGTGCTGGGAGGATGACATCGGTCAGCAGTTGTACCGGTACATGGTGATGGATTTAATCTTCGCTGTCGTGTACACATTCTGTGCAGAGTTCCTCTGGAG GCTGTTGACCTGTCACGCGGGACTGAAGAGGCCCGTGTTCGACATCGCCCGGAATGTTCTGGAGCTAATATATGGCCAGACCCTGACCTG GTTTGGGCTACTGTTTTCTCCTCTTCTACCAGCTGTTCAGATCATCAAGCTCATACTTCTGTTCTATATTAAAAAG GAAAGTCTTATGCAGAACTGCCGACCATCTAATCGGCCATGGAGAGCCAATCATATGAGTGCAATTTTCACCTGTCTCCTCTTCTTCCCAGCATTCACAGGGGCAGCATTGTGTGTcctgtacacaatgacaca GTTGAAGCCGTCATGTCACTGTGGTCCATTTCGAACAATGACCTCCATGTTCTCCCTGGAGACGGAATGGGAGAATGTCCTGAAAACTCACCCCTCGATGTCCAATTTTTACCAGGCATACACGTACCTGATGAAGAACCCTGTCATCCTGTTTTGCGCTGTGGGGATCTTCCT GGTGGTGATTTATGTTCACATACAAATTGATGACAGCCAGAAGAAGATGACCTCACTTCTGGAGGAGCAGATAAAGAAA gAGGGAGAGGATAAAGCATTTCTCATCAGCAGGCTGCAGTTGCTCCAACAGCAAGAACCCAAGAGCAACAGCTGA
- the cenpx gene encoding centromere protein X isoform X2, translating to MANQDSDITFKKETVSKLLTNFFKENKTKTSGDAVTLMTEMLKVFVEEAARRALEQAASEDCSRVEVDHVEKILPQLLLDF from the exons atggcgaACCAAGACTCGGACATAACGTTTAAAAAG GAGACAGTTAGCAAACTGCTGACCAACTTTTTCaaggaaaacaaaaccaaaa CCAGCGGCGATGCGGTCACGCTTATGACAGAAATGTTGAAGGTCTTCGTGGAAG AGGCTGCACGGCGAGCTTTGGAGCAGGCGGCATCCGAAGACTGCAGCAGAGTGGAGGTTGACCACGTTGAGAAAATCCTGCCCCAGCTG CTCTTGGATTTCTAG
- the tmc6a gene encoding transmembrane channel-like protein 6 isoform X3, whose protein sequence is MADHKSFNLSKLDQDESSEVELPLTVHVDSIRPLSTKDAEEIEMTGLDADSDSDIFEAFGSKAEESDSSYTEVAPPVPLRVLSDMPSRNNRRNRGTVLSVYLGSEFRNQLTTTDEHQSTRSDQRQNTRPANTDQKQRNEADKEDEGMLKAVQSVLREEGMGALRTMPISLSEKRELKRQMSVETPGITHQILFRSRVHFKTRVSEGLRDAQLWRAALKRVGARFGSGVLSYFLFLRMLIQYNVLLLLFTGLFLTLPQAIYPPEHRSQMPSDQTVTGLELLTGAGVFSDTLMYYGYYSRSNAAAKQYSVPLAYVCVVLLLLVITFFILLYRVSKYLGMRWSVFQLDRDLVVKVFCYWDYKIYKKASVLQQRANISTQLKELLSEKVQGEERRGWLEWALAGLAWCVSLLFTALCSYGIYEYLIPSSKEKDDLKLPLLVSCMNLVLPAIFGLVSKIEACRSPSGQTYIAICRNFLLKLSVLTLLCFHWLRNIGGNQQDLLCPNVPGHEKAARCWEDDIGQQLYRYMVMDLIFAVVYTFCAEFLWRLLTCHAGLKRPVFDIARNVLELIYGQTLTWFGLLFSPLLPAVQIIKLILLFYIKKHSQGQHCVSCTQ, encoded by the exons TTCAGAGGTAGAACTGCCGCTCACGGTGCACGTGGACAGTATCCGTCCACTTAGCACCAAGGATGCAGAGGAGATAGAAATGACAGGCCTGGATGCTGATTCTGACTCAG ACATTTTTGAAGCATTTGGCTCCAAGGCAGAGGAGTCAGACTCTTCTTATACAGAAGTTGCCCCACCTGTCCCGCTTCGAGTCCTGTCTGACATGCCCAGTCGCAACAACA GGCGGAATCGGGGGACAGTCCTATCAGTGTACCTGGGTTCTGAGTTCCGGAATCAGCTAACAACTACTGATGAGCATCAATCAACACGCTCAGACCAAAGACAAAACACACGCCCCGCGAATACTGACCAGAAACAGCGCAATGAAG cagacAAAGAGGACGAAGGAATGCTGAAGGCCGTACAGAGTGTTCTGCGCGAGGAGGGGATGGGCGCTCTTCGAACAATGCCCATCAGCCTCAGCGAGAAGAGAGAGCTGAA GAGGCAGATGTCTGTAGAAACACCAGGCATCACTCATCAGATCCTCTTCCGCAGCAGAGTGCATTTCAAAACC CGTGTCTCTGAGGGCTTGCGGGATGCACAGCTCTGGAGGGCGGCACTAAAGAGGGTGGGCGCCCGTTTCGGCTCGGGGGTTCTGTCTTACTTCCTGTTCCTGCGGATGCTGATCCAGTACAACGTCTTACTGCTTCTCTTCACTGGCCTGTTCCTGACGCTTCCCCAGGCCATCTACCCCCCTGAACACCGCAGTCAGATGCCCAGTGACCAGACTGTCACCGGGCTGGAGCTGCTCACCGGGGCG GGTGTGTTTTCAGACACACTGATGTATTATGGGTATTACTCCAGGTCGAACGCAGCGGCTAAACAATATAGCGTCCCGCTGGCATATGTCTGCGTCGTCCTCCTGCTGCTTGTCATCACCTTCTTCATCCTACTCTACAG GGTTTCCAAGTATTTAGGGATGCGCTGGAGTGTGTTCCAGCTGGATAGGGATCTGGTGGTGAAGGTCTTCTGCTACTGGGATTATAAAATCTACAAGAAGGCTTCTGTTCTCCAACAGAGGGCAAACATCAGCACTCAGCTTAAG GAACTATTGTCGGAGAAGGTACAGGGAGAGGAGCGGCGTGGTTGGCTGGAATGGGCCTTGGCTGGACTGGCGTGGTGCGTCTCGCTGCTCTTTACGGCCTTGTGTTCCTACGGTATTTACGAGTACCTAATTCCCTCATCCAAG GAAAAAGATGACTTGAAGCTGCCTTTACTGGTGAGCTGCATGAATTTGGTGCTTCCAGCCATTTTCGGCTTGGTGAGCAAGATCGAGGCCTGCCGTTCACCCAGTGGACAGACTTACATTGCCATCTGCAG AAATTTTCTGCTGAAGTTAAGTGTTCTGACTTTACTATGTTTCCACTGGCTGAGGAACATTGGTGGCAATCAGCAGGATCTGCTG TGCCCAAATGTGCCAGGCCATGAGAAG GCGGCTAGGTGCTGGGAGGATGACATCGGTCAGCAGTTGTACCGGTACATGGTGATGGATTTAATCTTCGCTGTCGTGTACACATTCTGTGCAGAGTTCCTCTGGAG GCTGTTGACCTGTCACGCGGGACTGAAGAGGCCCGTGTTCGACATCGCCCGGAATGTTCTGGAGCTAATATATGGCCAGACCCTGACCTG GTTTGGGCTACTGTTTTCTCCTCTTCTACCAGCTGTTCAGATCATCAAGCTCATACTTCTGTTCTATATTAAAAAG CATTCACAGGGGCAGCATTGTGTGTcctgtacacaatga
- the tmc6a gene encoding transmembrane channel-like protein 6 isoform X1, whose translation MADHKSFNLSKLDQDESSEVELPLTVHVDSIRPLSTKDAEEIEMTGLDADSDSDIFEAFGSKAEESDSSYTEVAPPVPLRVLSDMPSRNNRRNRGTVLSVYLGSEFRNQLTTTDEHQSTRSDQRQNTRPANTDQKQRNEADKEDEGMLKAVQSVLREEGMGALRTMPISLSEKRELKRQMSVETPGITHQILFRSRVHFKTRVSEGLRDAQLWRAALKRVGARFGSGVLSYFLFLRMLIQYNVLLLLFTGLFLTLPQAIYPPEHRSQMPSDQTVTGLELLTGAGVFSDTLMYYGYYSRSNAAAKQYSVPLAYVCVVLLLLVITFFILLYRVSKYLGMRWSVFQLDRDLVVKVFCYWDYKIYKKASVLQQRANISTQLKELLSEKVQGEERRGWLEWALAGLAWCVSLLFTALCSYGIYEYLIPSSKEKDDLKLPLLVSCMNLVLPAIFGLVSKIEACRSPSGQTYIAICRNFLLKLSVLTLLCFHWLRNIGGNQQDLLCPNVPGHEKAARCWEDDIGQQLYRYMVMDLIFAVVYTFCAEFLWRLLTCHAGLKRPVFDIARNVLELIYGQTLTWFGLLFSPLLPAVQIIKLILLFYIKKESLMQNCRPSNRPWRANHMSAIFTCLLFFPAFTGAALCVLYTMTQLKPSCHCGPFRTMTSMFSLETEWENVLKTHPSMSNFYQAYTYLMKNPVILFCAVGIFLVVIYVHIQIDDSQKKMTSLLEEQIKKEGEDKAFLISRLQLLQQQEPKSNS comes from the exons TTCAGAGGTAGAACTGCCGCTCACGGTGCACGTGGACAGTATCCGTCCACTTAGCACCAAGGATGCAGAGGAGATAGAAATGACAGGCCTGGATGCTGATTCTGACTCAG ACATTTTTGAAGCATTTGGCTCCAAGGCAGAGGAGTCAGACTCTTCTTATACAGAAGTTGCCCCACCTGTCCCGCTTCGAGTCCTGTCTGACATGCCCAGTCGCAACAACA GGCGGAATCGGGGGACAGTCCTATCAGTGTACCTGGGTTCTGAGTTCCGGAATCAGCTAACAACTACTGATGAGCATCAATCAACACGCTCAGACCAAAGACAAAACACACGCCCCGCGAATACTGACCAGAAACAGCGCAATGAAG cagacAAAGAGGACGAAGGAATGCTGAAGGCCGTACAGAGTGTTCTGCGCGAGGAGGGGATGGGCGCTCTTCGAACAATGCCCATCAGCCTCAGCGAGAAGAGAGAGCTGAA GAGGCAGATGTCTGTAGAAACACCAGGCATCACTCATCAGATCCTCTTCCGCAGCAGAGTGCATTTCAAAACC CGTGTCTCTGAGGGCTTGCGGGATGCACAGCTCTGGAGGGCGGCACTAAAGAGGGTGGGCGCCCGTTTCGGCTCGGGGGTTCTGTCTTACTTCCTGTTCCTGCGGATGCTGATCCAGTACAACGTCTTACTGCTTCTCTTCACTGGCCTGTTCCTGACGCTTCCCCAGGCCATCTACCCCCCTGAACACCGCAGTCAGATGCCCAGTGACCAGACTGTCACCGGGCTGGAGCTGCTCACCGGGGCG GGTGTGTTTTCAGACACACTGATGTATTATGGGTATTACTCCAGGTCGAACGCAGCGGCTAAACAATATAGCGTCCCGCTGGCATATGTCTGCGTCGTCCTCCTGCTGCTTGTCATCACCTTCTTCATCCTACTCTACAG GGTTTCCAAGTATTTAGGGATGCGCTGGAGTGTGTTCCAGCTGGATAGGGATCTGGTGGTGAAGGTCTTCTGCTACTGGGATTATAAAATCTACAAGAAGGCTTCTGTTCTCCAACAGAGGGCAAACATCAGCACTCAGCTTAAG GAACTATTGTCGGAGAAGGTACAGGGAGAGGAGCGGCGTGGTTGGCTGGAATGGGCCTTGGCTGGACTGGCGTGGTGCGTCTCGCTGCTCTTTACGGCCTTGTGTTCCTACGGTATTTACGAGTACCTAATTCCCTCATCCAAG GAAAAAGATGACTTGAAGCTGCCTTTACTGGTGAGCTGCATGAATTTGGTGCTTCCAGCCATTTTCGGCTTGGTGAGCAAGATCGAGGCCTGCCGTTCACCCAGTGGACAGACTTACATTGCCATCTGCAG AAATTTTCTGCTGAAGTTAAGTGTTCTGACTTTACTATGTTTCCACTGGCTGAGGAACATTGGTGGCAATCAGCAGGATCTGCTG TGCCCAAATGTGCCAGGCCATGAGAAG GCGGCTAGGTGCTGGGAGGATGACATCGGTCAGCAGTTGTACCGGTACATGGTGATGGATTTAATCTTCGCTGTCGTGTACACATTCTGTGCAGAGTTCCTCTGGAG GCTGTTGACCTGTCACGCGGGACTGAAGAGGCCCGTGTTCGACATCGCCCGGAATGTTCTGGAGCTAATATATGGCCAGACCCTGACCTG GTTTGGGCTACTGTTTTCTCCTCTTCTACCAGCTGTTCAGATCATCAAGCTCATACTTCTGTTCTATATTAAAAAG GAAAGTCTTATGCAGAACTGCCGACCATCTAATCGGCCATGGAGAGCCAATCATATGAGTGCAATTTTCACCTGTCTCCTCTTCTTCCCAGCATTCACAGGGGCAGCATTGTGTGTcctgtacacaatgacaca GTTGAAGCCGTCATGTCACTGTGGTCCATTTCGAACAATGACCTCCATGTTCTCCCTGGAGACGGAATGGGAGAATGTCCTGAAAACTCACCCCTCGATGTCCAATTTTTACCAGGCATACACGTACCTGATGAAGAACCCTGTCATCCTGTTTTGCGCTGTGGGGATCTTCCT GGTGGTGATTTATGTTCACATACAAATTGATGACAGCCAGAAGAAGATGACCTCACTTCTGGAGGAGCAGATAAAGAAA gAGGGAGAGGATAAAGCATTTCTCATCAGCAGGCTGCAGTTGCTCCAACAGCAAGAACCCAAGAGCAACAGCTGA